In Paraflavitalea devenefica, the following are encoded in one genomic region:
- a CDS encoding VOC family protein yields the protein MKKIIINSLLACFVLTAIPVTILAQSQKPTLNHIALSVKNLAKSTAFYSKIIQLDTIPEPFHDGRHTWFSIASNSHLHLIEYPDPIIVPGKGTHLCFRVPSIEDFIQRLEKNNIPYSNWQGENKAVTTRVDGVKQLYLQDPDGYWIEINNDK from the coding sequence ATGAAAAAGATCATTATTAACAGCCTCCTTGCCTGCTTTGTGCTGACGGCTATTCCTGTTACGATACTTGCACAGTCTCAAAAACCCACCCTGAACCATATTGCACTCTCCGTAAAGAACCTGGCTAAAAGCACGGCCTTTTACAGTAAGATCATACAGCTTGATACCATTCCTGAACCTTTTCATGATGGCAGGCATACCTGGTTCAGCATTGCCAGCAATAGCCACCTGCACCTCATAGAATACCCTGACCCGATCATTGTACCGGGCAAGGGCACCCATTTGTGCTTCCGCGTTCCCTCCATAGAGGATTTTATCCAGCGCCTGGAAAAGAACAATATCCCCTACTCGAACTGGCAGGGAGAGAATAAGGCAGTCACGACCAGGGTGGATGGCGTGAAGCAGCTTTACCTGCAGGATCCGGATGGATACTGGATTGAGATTAACAATGATAAGTAA
- a CDS encoding tetratricopeptide repeat protein, with amino-acid sequence MRTPLFLLTVLLFLVTGVSSAQQKQWLFTLEQTEGLAKRRPDSAYVLLKELLVTAKEKNNLLVEAICLQQIGHIFYNYSNFTQSIDHLLQAEKIFRSLNESDRLAATLNYLGTVYYSNKQLELAGHQFAEALRINIARNDKKGQALSYGNMGHWYEKKLMYDTAYQYQQMALALYHELNDSTGIAKIFENMGSILEDYARFDSARLCFEKALAINRYYNDAIAQIEILNNLGDVYRKTGHYQQGLVYTRQALQLALQTQSQDELASAYRDMARGFELLGQFDSAYYYNEHSRSLVAEIYASTNNQQIAFLETVYEVEKKNNELVRLTSQRRINIIISVAIALVVLLLIVLGIVIISRQRLRIRNEKALNEQNKDIYEKGRDLMQAEIRNKQLEEEKLKTELEVRSKGLSAHTLHLIQKNQLLEELRSKLHEIAEDDKRDQKKQLRQLVQKISLSFNQDNYWDDFRAIFDQVHQTFFTNLKQHADNLTPAELRLVALLRMNLSSADMATLLGISQDSLRVARYRLRKKLNLAEGESLTAFIQGL; translated from the coding sequence TTGCGCACACCACTTTTTTTATTGACTGTGCTGCTGTTTTTGGTAACCGGCGTCTCCTCTGCCCAGCAGAAACAATGGCTGTTCACCCTGGAACAAACAGAAGGGCTGGCCAAACGCAGGCCCGATTCGGCCTACGTGCTCTTAAAAGAACTCCTCGTAACGGCCAAAGAAAAGAACAACCTGCTGGTAGAAGCCATTTGCCTGCAGCAGATAGGACATATATTTTACAATTACAGCAATTTCACCCAGTCCATTGATCATCTGTTACAGGCGGAAAAGATCTTCCGCAGCCTGAATGAATCGGACCGGCTGGCCGCTACCCTCAACTATCTCGGTACGGTGTACTACTCCAACAAGCAATTGGAGCTGGCCGGCCACCAGTTTGCAGAAGCCTTGCGCATCAACATAGCCCGCAACGATAAAAAAGGACAGGCCCTTTCTTATGGCAATATGGGACACTGGTACGAAAAGAAGCTCATGTACGATACGGCCTATCAATACCAGCAAATGGCATTGGCCCTCTACCATGAGCTGAATGATAGTACCGGCATAGCCAAAATATTTGAGAACATGGGCAGTATCCTGGAGGATTATGCCCGTTTTGATTCGGCCCGGCTCTGTTTTGAGAAAGCACTGGCCATTAACCGGTATTACAACGACGCCATTGCACAGATAGAAATACTCAACAACCTGGGCGATGTATACCGGAAAACAGGTCATTACCAGCAGGGATTGGTCTATACCCGGCAGGCTTTGCAACTGGCCCTGCAAACCCAATCGCAGGATGAGTTGGCCAGCGCTTACCGCGACATGGCGAGGGGATTTGAATTGTTGGGGCAGTTTGACAGCGCCTACTATTATAATGAGCATTCCCGCAGCCTTGTGGCAGAGATCTATGCTTCCACCAATAACCAGCAGATCGCTTTCCTCGAAACCGTATATGAAGTAGAAAAGAAAAACAATGAGCTCGTCAGGCTCACCTCCCAGAGAAGGATCAACATCATCATCTCTGTCGCTATTGCACTCGTCGTCCTGCTCTTGATCGTACTGGGGATCGTGATCATCAGCCGCCAGCGGCTCAGGATCAGGAATGAAAAAGCCCTGAATGAACAGAACAAGGATATCTATGAAAAAGGCAGGGACCTCATGCAGGCGGAGATCCGCAACAAACAACTGGAAGAGGAAAAGCTGAAAACAGAGCTGGAGGTCCGCAGCAAAGGACTGTCTGCCCACACCCTGCACCTCATACAGAAAAACCAGTTGCTGGAAGAGCTGCGCAGCAAGCTCCACGAAATTGCAGAGGATGACAAGCGCGATCAGAAAAAGCAGTTGCGCCAGTTGGTACAGAAGATCAGCCTCAGCTTTAACCAGGACAATTACTGGGACGATTTCAGGGCCATCTTCGACCAGGTGCACCAAACCTTCTTCACCAACCTGAAGCAGCATGCCGATAACCTCACGCCCGCCGAATTGCGCCTCGTTGCTTTATTGCGCATGAACCTGAGCTCTGCCGACATGGCCACCTTATTGGGCATCTCCCAGGATAGCCTCCGGGTTGCCCGTTACCGCCTCCGTAAAAAACTCAACCTCGCCGAAGGAGAATCCCTCACTGCCTTCATTCAAGGGTTGTAA
- a CDS encoding FecR family protein, producing MNRRAFYHLLQRYSDGTCTDEEKKLVEQWYELLDDDHEPAISEHEIKATVEQLWPVIKEKTLPSPAVEIPERPVRRIPAYVRYISAAAAIAAVALGVYWFTTGSNHVQSFEEEVINEQLSRVENTQETADTVYLPDKTMVVLEPHAKLYYPDSFALAKREVYLEGNAFFKVTRNPKSPFYVYSNNIVTQVLGTSFFVKTDKVTNDVEVSVRTGKVAVYENEAQAKKHTSERKQESAGVILKPNQKVIYNRQDGHFRTSLVDVPLPLVPDNHEEEMVTELNFVFEETPISKVLSHLEKAYHIEIIVENSNLSKCLFSGDIKGQNLYDQLEIICQSVQASYEVRGTQILLKGGADE from the coding sequence ATGAACCGAAGAGCCTTTTATCATTTATTGCAACGTTATTCAGACGGCACCTGCACCGACGAAGAAAAGAAGTTGGTAGAACAGTGGTATGAGTTATTGGATGATGACCATGAACCCGCCATCAGTGAGCACGAGATAAAAGCAACCGTTGAACAACTATGGCCAGTTATTAAGGAGAAAACCCTTCCCTCCCCTGCTGTAGAAATACCCGAACGCCCGGTAAGAAGAATACCGGCGTACGTGCGCTATATCAGCGCTGCTGCCGCAATAGCGGCTGTGGCCCTGGGCGTTTACTGGTTCACCACCGGGTCGAATCATGTTCAGTCATTTGAAGAGGAGGTTATTAATGAACAATTGAGCCGTGTTGAAAATACGCAGGAGACAGCCGACACGGTTTATTTGCCCGACAAAACGATGGTGGTACTGGAGCCCCATGCAAAGCTCTATTATCCCGACAGTTTTGCCCTGGCCAAAAGAGAAGTGTACCTGGAAGGCAATGCCTTCTTTAAGGTGACCAGGAACCCGAAGTCGCCTTTCTATGTGTACAGCAACAATATTGTTACCCAGGTATTGGGCACCAGTTTCTTTGTAAAGACGGATAAGGTCACGAATGATGTAGAGGTATCAGTGCGCACCGGCAAAGTGGCCGTTTATGAAAATGAAGCGCAGGCAAAGAAACATACGAGTGAAAGAAAACAGGAATCAGCCGGTGTGATCCTGAAGCCTAATCAAAAGGTGATCTATAACCGGCAGGATGGTCATTTCAGGACTTCGCTGGTAGATGTTCCCTTGCCGCTTGTTCCGGATAATCACGAGGAAGAAATGGTAACGGAGTTAAATTTTGTATTTGAAGAAACACCTATTTCGAAAGTGCTGTCGCACCTGGAAAAGGCGTATCACATTGAGATCATTGTAGAGAACAGCAACCTGTCAAAATGCCTGTTTTCCGGTGATATCAAAGGGCAGAACCTCTATGATCAGCTGGAGATCATCTGCCAGTCGGTACAGGCTTCTTATGAAGTGCGTGGTACACAGATATTGCTGAAAGGAGGCGCAGACGAATAA
- a CDS encoding phytase, with the protein MRTSAAIILTGCIITIMACKATTGINGGNTDDIIKPVIITDTVQHDTDDPAIWINPANPAASLILGTDKDQDGALYVFDLQGRIIQDKVVYNLQRPNNVDVEYGLNLQGKPADIAVVTERFTHKLRIYSLPDMKPVDGGGIEVFTGETGTEYRDLMGIALYKDPAGKIYAVVGRKTGPRHGEYLWQYLLEDNGQGTVKGTLVRKFGKFSGKKEIEAIAVDDVLGYIYYSDEGYGIRKYYADPAKGNEELTVLGRKGFKQDHEGISIYPVTDSTGYILVSDQQTNHFHLFSREGSNGNPHQHTFIRSVHLSTLESDGSDVVAKPLNATFAKGLFVAMSTDKTFHFYRWEDLMGKDH; encoded by the coding sequence ATGCGAACTTCTGCTGCGATCATTCTGACAGGCTGTATCATTACCATCATGGCCTGTAAAGCAACAACAGGCATCAATGGAGGCAATACGGACGATATTATAAAGCCGGTGATCATCACCGACACGGTACAACATGATACCGACGACCCGGCGATATGGATCAATCCGGCCAATCCTGCCGCCAGCCTCATATTAGGCACGGATAAAGACCAGGACGGCGCTTTATACGTATTCGATCTGCAAGGCAGGATCATACAAGATAAAGTAGTGTACAACCTGCAGCGGCCCAATAATGTGGATGTGGAATACGGATTGAACCTGCAGGGGAAACCTGCCGATATTGCCGTGGTCACAGAACGGTTTACCCATAAACTGCGCATCTATTCACTGCCCGATATGAAACCGGTTGACGGTGGCGGTATAGAAGTCTTTACCGGTGAAACCGGAACCGAGTACAGGGACCTGATGGGCATTGCTTTGTATAAAGACCCTGCCGGCAAAATATATGCAGTAGTGGGCAGGAAAACAGGTCCCCGCCACGGAGAGTACCTGTGGCAATACCTGTTGGAAGATAATGGGCAGGGAACAGTAAAGGGAACGCTGGTGCGTAAATTCGGTAAGTTCAGTGGTAAAAAAGAGATAGAAGCCATTGCGGTGGATGATGTATTGGGATACATCTATTATTCGGATGAGGGGTATGGCATCCGTAAGTATTATGCCGATCCTGCAAAAGGCAATGAGGAGCTGACTGTGTTGGGAAGGAAAGGGTTTAAGCAGGACCATGAAGGCATCTCTATCTACCCGGTTACCGACAGCACCGGCTATATATTGGTATCCGACCAGCAAACCAATCACTTCCATCTCTTTTCCCGGGAAGGCAGTAACGGCAACCCGCACCAGCATACATTCATCAGATCGGTGCACCTGTCAACACTTGAAAGCGATGGTTCCGATGTGGTGGCAAAGCCATTGAATGCCACCTTCGCCAAAGGGCTCTTTGTGGCGATGAGCACCGACAAAACATTCCATTTCTATCGTTGGGAAGACCTGATGGGCAAAGATCACTAA
- a CDS encoding RNA polymerase sigma factor, producing MHSHMMDYKVFDDEILLKLLKGGDGAALEEIYNRYSETVFVTAFRKVRSKEVAEELVQNLFISLWAKKEQARIEKLEAYLHAAIRYQVIDYIRSKILRERYTQFAKDQLTVDENASESKLLLQELSIAIDNTIKKLPQKTQEIFRLSRYEHRSVKEIAQYMNLSEKAVQYHVTQSLKFMRLHLRDFILMNSLVGAFTRFFLDN from the coding sequence TTGCACAGCCATATGATGGATTATAAAGTATTTGACGACGAGATACTGCTTAAACTGCTTAAGGGAGGTGACGGTGCTGCCCTGGAAGAGATTTACAACAGGTACAGCGAAACCGTTTTCGTAACAGCCTTCCGGAAAGTACGTTCAAAAGAAGTAGCAGAGGAGCTTGTTCAAAACCTGTTTATCAGCCTGTGGGCAAAAAAAGAACAGGCGCGTATAGAAAAACTGGAAGCCTACCTGCATGCAGCCATCCGCTACCAGGTAATTGACTATATCAGGTCCAAAATTCTCCGCGAGCGTTATACCCAGTTTGCCAAAGATCAGTTGACGGTTGATGAAAATGCCTCCGAATCTAAGCTTCTGTTACAGGAGCTGAGTATCGCTATAGACAATACCATTAAGAAGTTGCCGCAAAAAACACAGGAGATCTTCCGCTTAAGCCGGTATGAACACCGGTCTGTAAAGGAGATCGCACAATATATGAACCTATCTGAGAAAGCTGTTCAATACCATGTTACCCAGTCACTTAAATTCATGCGCCTGCACCTGCGGGACTTTATCCTCATGAATTCTTTGGTGGGTGCTTTTACCCGGTTCTTCCTGGATAACTGA
- a CDS encoding TonB-dependent receptor produces the protein MITKWITCLLLTTIGFSAWAQQAIIKGKITDVVNQEVLTGATVALAGTNNIAATDVNGEFLIYAKPGNQQLIVRYLGYRDTTIALELKASESRALHIGLSSTYARLSSVVVMGLLQGQAKALNQQKNADNIKNVIAADQIGRFPDPNAAEALQRVPGVNIERDQGEGRYVFVRGLAPQFTNVSVNGEQIPSPEADVRYVALDAIPADQLASIEVSKSLTPDMDGDAVGGSVNLITRTAQSKTPRINASVAGGYNHLMRRANIQGQLQYAQRLGKKEKLGLMFNSSYYHNDLGSDNLERSPQDNEVELRDYELTRTRLGLSSTLDYRFNPRHEIYLRGLYSRFTDREWRRRYVFKPEDEEIEKLTKDRFEAQSVTSINLGAKHNFQTFFLNYEAQYAMGRQNTPYDNEIGFIAGIPSTLNYNNPKYPSIIADDFTDNTAYELDEAGFGHTLAKDRNLTAKFDLGIPYKLNNNNGLIKLGAKIRSKKKSYSIYQDYYSPIADIPTLDAFDEDPVKNTFMDGRYNLGRPLSVGSFIKYFNANPSEFEAAIEDKAIDEALESYDAQEDVYAAYIMARQQFKHFMVLAGLRYEKTKVSYNSKDVIIDGVGDLQDIVPVTGSSNYDFLLPQASIRYQLSRFTNLRAAATFSYARPNFSEIIPSQEINQEDGIATAGNAALKPVSAFNLDLLAEHYFGNVGVLSGGFFYKRLNDFIYRRVLFNSPYPLTGTPYINSIDVVQAQNGNKANVTGVEIAFQNNLSFLPGALKYFSLYLNYTYAHSAATLQSRSADAADPNATEKLRLPGQATHVGNISLAFERKKFNARLSLNFNGEYLSEVGATAAEDIFVKDRVQTDISAGYAFNAHWRLFAEVLNISNQPFERYMGNKEQLIQREYYRQWGRFGVKFDW, from the coding sequence ATGATAACAAAATGGATCACCTGTCTTTTGCTCACCACGATTGGTTTCAGTGCCTGGGCGCAGCAGGCAATAATTAAAGGAAAGATCACTGATGTGGTCAACCAGGAAGTGCTTACCGGGGCAACCGTTGCATTGGCTGGTACCAACAACATAGCTGCTACTGATGTCAATGGAGAATTTCTTATCTATGCCAAACCCGGCAACCAGCAACTCATCGTTCGCTACCTGGGTTATCGTGATACGACCATCGCTTTGGAGTTAAAGGCCAGTGAAAGCCGCGCCCTTCACATTGGGTTGTCCAGTACCTATGCCCGGTTAAGCAGTGTAGTGGTCATGGGTCTATTGCAGGGACAGGCCAAAGCGCTCAACCAGCAGAAGAATGCTGATAACATAAAGAACGTTATTGCTGCCGACCAGATCGGCCGCTTTCCCGATCCCAATGCGGCAGAAGCACTGCAACGGGTGCCAGGCGTGAATATAGAACGTGACCAGGGCGAAGGCCGTTATGTATTTGTACGTGGCCTGGCGCCGCAGTTTACCAATGTGAGCGTGAATGGAGAACAGATCCCTTCTCCTGAAGCCGATGTACGGTATGTGGCGCTCGATGCCATCCCCGCCGATCAACTGGCTTCCATAGAAGTGAGCAAATCATTGACACCCGATATGGACGGCGATGCCGTGGGCGGCTCTGTAAACCTTATTACCCGTACGGCGCAAAGTAAAACGCCCCGCATCAATGCTTCCGTTGCGGGTGGTTATAACCACCTCATGCGTCGTGCCAATATCCAGGGACAGTTGCAATATGCACAGCGGTTGGGCAAAAAAGAAAAGCTGGGCCTCATGTTCAACAGCAGCTACTACCACAATGACCTGGGATCAGATAACCTCGAAAGGTCGCCACAGGACAATGAAGTGGAGCTGCGTGATTATGAGCTTACCCGCACCCGTTTGGGGTTAAGCAGCACCCTCGATTACCGGTTCAATCCCAGGCACGAAATATACCTCCGTGGGCTGTACAGCCGCTTTACCGACCGGGAGTGGAGAAGGCGTTATGTATTCAAGCCGGAAGATGAAGAAATTGAAAAGCTGACCAAAGACCGTTTTGAAGCACAGTCTGTTACCAGCATCAACCTGGGCGCCAAGCACAACTTCCAGACCTTCTTCCTCAATTACGAAGCGCAGTACGCTATGGGAAGGCAAAACACACCCTATGACAATGAAATAGGTTTTATTGCCGGCATTCCTTCCACGCTCAACTACAACAATCCGAAGTACCCTTCCATTATAGCGGATGATTTTACCGACAACACCGCCTATGAGCTCGATGAGGCAGGCTTCGGTCACACCCTTGCCAAAGACCGTAACCTTACTGCCAAATTCGACCTGGGTATTCCTTATAAACTGAACAACAACAATGGCCTCATCAAGCTGGGTGCCAAGATCCGCAGCAAGAAAAAGAGCTATAGCATTTACCAGGATTACTATTCTCCCATTGCCGACATTCCCACCCTGGATGCTTTTGACGAAGACCCGGTTAAAAATACCTTCATGGATGGCCGCTATAACCTCGGCAGGCCTTTATCCGTAGGCTCATTCATCAAATACTTCAATGCCAATCCTTCGGAGTTTGAAGCCGCCATCGAAGACAAGGCCATTGATGAAGCGCTGGAATCATACGATGCGCAGGAGGATGTATATGCAGCTTATATCATGGCGCGCCAACAGTTTAAGCATTTCATGGTGCTGGCCGGCCTGCGCTATGAGAAAACAAAGGTGAGCTACAACTCTAAAGATGTGATCATTGATGGCGTCGGCGACCTGCAGGACATTGTACCTGTAACCGGTAGCAGCAACTATGACTTCCTGTTGCCCCAGGCCAGTATACGTTACCAGCTCAGCCGCTTTACCAACCTGCGCGCGGCAGCTACCTTTTCTTATGCAAGGCCCAACTTCAGCGAGATCATTCCTTCACAGGAGATCAACCAGGAAGATGGCATTGCCACGGCCGGCAATGCTGCCCTCAAACCCGTCAGCGCCTTTAACCTCGATCTGCTGGCAGAGCATTACTTTGGCAATGTAGGCGTATTGTCTGGCGGATTCTTTTACAAACGCCTGAACGATTTCATCTATCGCCGGGTATTATTCAACAGCCCCTATCCTTTAACGGGTACCCCTTATATCAACAGTATTGATGTGGTGCAGGCGCAGAACGGCAACAAGGCCAATGTAACCGGTGTTGAAATTGCTTTCCAGAACAACCTCAGCTTCCTGCCCGGTGCGCTCAAATACTTTAGCCTCTACCTGAATTATACTTATGCCCATTCCGCCGCTACCCTGCAAAGCCGCTCGGCTGATGCAGCAGATCCCAATGCTACAGAAAAGCTGCGCCTGCCTGGTCAGGCTACTCATGTGGGTAATATCTCACTGGCTTTTGAGCGGAAGAAATTTAATGCCCGCCTATCCCTCAACTTCAATGGTGAGTACCTCAGTGAAGTAGGTGCTACCGCAGCCGAAGACATTTTTGTGAAAGACCGTGTACAAACTGATATCAGTGCCGGTTATGCTTTCAATGCCCACTGGCGGTTATTTGCAGAAGTGCTCAATATCTCCAATCAGCCTTTTGAAAGGTACATGGGCAATAAAGAACAACTCATACAGCGGGAGTATTACCGCCAATGGGGCCGCTTCGGTGTTAAGTTCGATTGGTAA
- a CDS encoding NUMOD4 domain-containing protein gives MTDKHYPYENKSIKNIRNEVWKDIPGFEGIYQASNFGRIKSLDRTIQHARLGRQFVEGRILSQSIAENHNIKTGEPMIDLRVSLSMDGVQHYFNTRRLIYITFVNKKINYQKDGLYVINKDGNGYNNKVSNLQLVTKSEKQKRVFTRDRQDSYLKIADRSKWPKTYGGYTRRKPIKQYHRGRLIAKYESVSEASRQTGIGEKEIIQVAKGLYSQWNGYKWKYVNP, from the coding sequence ATGACCGACAAACATTATCCTTACGAGAATAAGTCTATTAAAAACATCCGGAACGAAGTATGGAAAGATATTCCAGGATTTGAAGGTATTTACCAGGCCTCTAATTTTGGCCGCATCAAATCGCTGGACCGCACGATACAACATGCCCGCCTGGGGCGACAATTTGTAGAAGGCCGCATCTTAAGCCAGTCCATTGCCGAGAACCACAATATCAAGACCGGTGAACCCATGATTGACCTGCGGGTATCCCTGAGCATGGACGGCGTACAACATTATTTTAATACCAGGCGCCTGATCTATATCACCTTTGTCAATAAGAAGATCAATTACCAGAAGGACGGCCTGTATGTTATTAATAAAGACGGCAACGGCTATAATAACAAAGTATCGAATCTGCAGCTGGTAACGAAAAGCGAGAAGCAAAAACGGGTATTCACGCGCGACCGGCAGGATAGTTATCTTAAAATAGCCGACCGCTCCAAGTGGCCCAAAACTTACGGTGGCTATACCCGCCGCAAGCCCATCAAGCAATACCACCGCGGCAGACTGATTGCCAAATATGAAAGTGTAAGTGAAGCCTCCCGCCAGACCGGTATCGGTGAAAAAGAAATTATACAGGTAGCGAAAGGCCTCTACTCACAATGGAATGGGTATAAGTGGAAGTATGTGAACCCTTAG
- a CDS encoding MFS transporter has translation MNVRPKNSLTPQEVQTGLKLVITEGMATEAMTTLTGGAFLVAMALLLGASNLQIGLLAALPTFTNIFQLLSIWLVRRYNNRRAISVICALLARLPLVVMGILSFFAQGSIQLLILFLFFYYLFASIAGLSWNAWMKDLVPGNQLGTYFSRRSGKMQILNVALSLILAFTIDYIKSTWPAYELNAYAIMFMVAGTIGIAGAFILLKVPEPQSYLSKENIFLLFKRPLKDGNFRKLLLFNSAWVFALNIAIPFFTVYMLKHLDFSMTWVIGLTVVSQLSSIATIRMWGSFSDKYSNKTILAIAAPLYILCIIGWCFVGIYSRFTANIVLLVFIHIFTGIATAGINLSLTNIGLKLAPNEHAIVYLSTKNIITAVFSAVAPLIGGVLADYFGNRSLIVNAVWAGPKVNKAVHLVSLHDMNFLFLIGAILAFISLEFLIRVKEVGEVEKDVVVRIMRSSIKNNLKGYFLIGNLISWQEQLWALFKKKPSEKKIV, from the coding sequence ATGAATGTAAGGCCGAAGAATTCGCTCACGCCGCAGGAAGTGCAAACCGGTTTAAAACTGGTCATCACAGAAGGTATGGCAACAGAGGCCATGACCACACTCACTGGTGGGGCTTTTCTCGTAGCCATGGCCTTATTGCTGGGCGCTTCCAACCTGCAGATCGGGTTGCTGGCAGCGCTGCCCACCTTCACCAACATCTTTCAGCTATTGTCTATCTGGCTTGTCAGGCGTTATAATAACCGCCGGGCTATCAGTGTTATATGTGCCTTGCTGGCGCGTTTGCCACTGGTGGTCATGGGCATCCTGTCTTTCTTTGCACAAGGTTCTATTCAACTGCTCATCCTTTTTCTTTTCTTCTACTATCTCTTTGCTTCTATTGCGGGACTGAGCTGGAACGCCTGGATGAAAGACCTCGTGCCCGGTAATCAATTAGGCACTTACTTTTCCCGGCGAAGTGGTAAAATGCAGATACTCAATGTGGCATTAAGTCTTATCCTGGCCTTTACCATTGATTATATAAAAAGTACCTGGCCCGCTTATGAGCTGAATGCCTATGCCATCATGTTTATGGTGGCAGGTACAATAGGCATTGCAGGCGCTTTTATCCTGCTCAAAGTCCCTGAGCCTCAATCCTATCTTTCCAAAGAAAACATCTTCCTGCTATTTAAACGTCCTTTGAAAGATGGCAACTTCAGAAAACTGCTCCTGTTCAATTCAGCCTGGGTATTTGCGCTCAACATAGCCATCCCTTTCTTCACGGTTTACATGCTCAAGCACCTGGACTTTTCCATGACCTGGGTCATTGGCTTAACAGTCGTGAGTCAGTTAAGCAGCATTGCCACCATTCGTATGTGGGGAAGTTTTTCCGATAAATACAGCAACAAGACCATCCTGGCCATCGCTGCTCCTTTGTATATACTGTGTATCATCGGCTGGTGTTTTGTGGGCATCTATTCCCGCTTTACAGCCAACATCGTGCTGCTGGTATTCATTCATATCTTCACGGGCATTGCCACGGCGGGCATCAACCTTTCCCTTACCAATATTGGTTTAAAGCTGGCGCCTAATGAACACGCTATCGTTTACTTATCTACCAAGAACATCATTACTGCTGTCTTTTCTGCGGTGGCGCCCCTGATAGGCGGTGTGCTGGCCGATTACTTTGGCAACCGTTCATTGATCGTCAATGCAGTATGGGCCGGCCCAAAAGTCAATAAAGCCGTGCATCTTGTATCGCTGCACGACATGAATTTTCTGTTCCTGATAGGAGCCATTCTCGCATTCATATCGCTCGAATTCCTCATCAGGGTCAAAGAAGTGGGAGAGGTGGAAAAAGATGTGGTCGTACGCATTATGCGCAGCAGCATAAAGAACAACCTCAAAGGATACTTCTTAATTGGTAACCTTATATCCTGGCAGGAACAATTGTGGGCATTATTTAAAAAGAAACCTTCCGAAAAGAAAATAGTATAA